CATTTGACAAACAAAATAGAGAAAGATTCAAGGAtgatttaaaattatcaaaagacAACAACATTTTTGAAACACAAGTACCTACTACATATGAACAATTTGTACGAGCTTGGCAAGCTATTGAAACATatgaagaaaaatttaattatctacAGAATATAAGGTATGAGATTACACCTTCTAgataattgatttaattattaataataaaatattcatgcaTTAACGTTATTTCAGACACAATTTGCGCGATAAGATATTTTGGATAGAAATCCCTTCAACGTTGCTTGTAGACATAATAAATGTATGTCTGCAAAGTGTTTCAAGCAGGGATAACGTTCTAaccattattaatattttaagtacTCTAAGTAAATGCAATAGGTTTTCTTTGGCAATAAGTTTCATGAGGCAAAACGAAAAAGAAACTTGTATGAAACTTTTCTATAAAATGCTTGATAGTGTAAAAGAAGATAAAGTTCTTGAAGACACAGTTAAAACCATAGGCTTAATTTATGGAGTCACATTTGAATAATGATATGACTCATAAattcgcaaaaataaaaatacattatacgatagaaaaaaaataaaatgtaaatttgtgaCCTGTCATCAACATGATTCTTGAAAATGTACTTTAAAAGATATAAGCATGCGTGCAACGAAGATAACACCACGTGAGTGACGAGTGTTTAACATGGCCGCGTACACTGTAATCTTTGTTCGAAACAACGCGATCAAAATTGACTGAAAGCTAGTTTAAGAATCAATCAGAATTCCGACAGATTTAAATCTACTTTTGTTTGAAATCAAAATGACGCGATCGCTTAGTTGCAAACCTTCTTATTATCGTTGTTTAAATGACACTTCGCGATGCGTACACCTACGTATGGGAGAAGAACCAACcatatacatgtatgcatgcatggtacatgtatatgtacacgTTTCGTAAACAAACAAGATCGTTGAATTGACCGATATAATGTCAGTTTATAGTGTAACTTGCAATTTTTCTAACGAAGAATTAGAAAAGAGATGCAAGACTTATTTACTAAAAACCGCGATATTATTTAATCAAaaaacaaattactaaatcgtAAACCTACGTACTTATAGACGTATGATATATTTAGATGGTGTAAGTTTTAGTATCATGTGACACGTACGATATATCCTCCTAAGAAAAGCAAGATTTATCTATAGCAAGTTTCGTCATTGGAAAGAATATATGTACGTATCGtacgtatatatttatatacacgtTGTGCTAATATTTAGTATATTATGAAGACCATGATAATAATCGTGTATCTATGGTAAATTGGAAAGAAAATTTACCCAGTGACTTGTTGGAAATATGCGGTTAGAAGAAATGCCATTACGTCTAAGCTCGGATGAGCGGGATTTTGAAATGGACGAAGAAACTGATTATCTTCTTCAACCTTCCGAAGATAGTATACGATTATTGACATCAAGAAGACGGCGAATTAACGATTGTTCCATATtcctaaaaaatttcttttgcgGGTAAGTTACATTCGATATTAGAATAAAAAACCAAACAGGGAAGATGTTCTGTTGCGTATATGTAATGATAAAttactgattttaatggtaGCCAACTTAACAAATGTAATAAAGGGTTACCAAATTAATGCGAAAAACtgaaaatgtatttataaatatgaaaatgaatttgaaaagtaagagtcacatattttatttgaaaattgtttgatataaagaatattttaatttggaaaaacTTTCATAGACTAtaagttttatataaataagtggttatttatcatttttaataatatatgtccGCAAAATATATGTTACTGcatttgatattaattaaaatctaagttttgtaaaatttattctaatttttattaactagTACCATTCTTAGATGGTATTTATATCAATTGCGCAGTACATAACGCTCCGTTTGACTCATTGTTATGAAAATAACgcgtaataaatgtaataaatgtaattattaaatgtttatatttgttaataaaagtatGTAAATAAATGTTAGACATTGAGAAATTGTATAAGCATGTTAGAATTGCTTTATCGTAAATGAAATGTATAATACAAATACACAAGTTGCTATAGTAAGAACTATGTAGGCGAATTCGTCTTGTAAGCGCCTGCTCCGTGGATATTATGATATCACGACGAAATTTTGTTGAACGTTGAGTGAtagttttcaagtattttttaGCAAGAGACTAAATAACGGTGTTATTTTATATGATTTGTAACAAAGACATATCTAAATGGAGACACAAAGCAATGTTATAAGGCTATCGAAGGAAGATATTCCGTTGATATCTAAACCGCGAAATGACAATTCCTGGACAAGGTGACGTACATTTTGCTGCAGCTAAACACCTTcggtttctttttaattatttatattccaGAGTTCATTAGAttttactaattacttttatgatGTTTTACTCGGTTTTTACATAAAATCTATCACTAAAATTAGtttctatattataataaatgaatttttttttctcatttttatttattatatccaTTCTTTAAGTATTATTAGTTCTTAGTCATCACcaagtttagtaattaacatttttaataacatttgtaTACCAGTTATTGACATATTACCAGGGATAatgtaataaacaattttgatatATCTGTCAATCATAATCTTGTGTTATTTTGGTATTACAGATGTTGTACCTGGATGTTGAGAAGATGTTGTAGAGAACGTGAGTTAAGAGCTAGAGTTATCCACATTGGTCAGCCAATGCATGAAAAGTTTCCTACTAATGTCATAAGGAATCAAAAATACAATGTTGTTACATTCTTGCCTCTGGTAAGATATGGTACcaagtattttaaatataatatagtgTAGAATTATGACATTAATGTCCCTTATCTTGCTTTTCAGGTTCTTTTCCAACAGTTTAAATTTTTCTTGAACCTATATTTTTTGCTTATGGCTATATCTCAGTTTATACCTGACATACGAATAGGGTACCTGTACACTTATTGGGGACCTTTGTGTTTTGTGTTAACTGTTACAATTTGTCGGGAAGCAATTGATGATTTTAGACGTTATAAGAGAGACAAAGAAGTCAATGCCCAAAAATATTATAGATTAGTAAAAGGTTTCGATACTCCAGAACTAGTACCAAGTTCTAAATTACGTGTGGGTGATTTGGTAAGTGAATAAAGAGGTGTAATTAAGTGTAaatgtaaaatgaatatttgcACCATTGTTTTTTTCCTAAGGTAATTGTGGAGAAAGGTCAAAGGGTTCCAGCTGATTTGGTTCTGCTACGAACAACAGAAAAATCTGGAGCTTGCTTTGTAAGAACAGATCAATTAGATGGAGAGACAGATTGGAAACTACGTTTGGCTGTACCTGCAATTCAAAAATTGGAGAATAATTCTCAGTTATTTGATATAAAAGCCAGCATATATGTTGAAAAGCCACAGAAAGATATACACAGCTTTATTGGGACATTTACGAGGGTAGATTTCCGTAACTTAATAGCCACGTTAAGTACATAATGATATGCGGTGCTTTACGGTATTATCGTTTACAGTATGATGGATACAGCAGCGAAGAAAGTTTAGGCGTCGATAATACATTATGGGCAAATACTGCCGTTGCATCAGGTTCGGCGCTAGGCGTTGTTGTGTACACAGGACAGGAAACCAGATCACTCATGAACCATTCTGCGCCGCGATCCAAAGTTGGTTTATTAGATCAGGAAATAAATCAGTTGACGAAGGTATCACATAATTGTGGAAATATTTGTAACTGCTACTTTGTCcagctttttaaaataaatattaactttATAGGTCTTATTTTGTGCTGTGATCGGATTAGCGTTAGTAATGATGTCTTTGAAAGGTTTTAACGGACCATGGTATCGTTATATGTTtcgttttgttttattattctcCTATATAATACCGATCAGCTTAAGGGTGAATTTGGATATGGGAAAAGCATTTTACGCGTGGTGCATACAGAGGGATAAGGAAATTGTTGGAACGGTTGTAAGAACCACTACCATTCCTGAAGAACTTGGTCGCATTTCGTATTTATTAAGCGACAAGACTGGTACATTGACACAGAATAAAATGGTTTTCAAGAAATTGCATTTAGGCATGATATCTTATGGTCAAGAGACGTTTGACGAAGTTATGAATGTGCTAAAAACCTATTACTCTTCCACTTCTGAAACATCACCGGTAAAGCCGTCTGCGCACAGTGGAAAAGTAAGAAGATCAGAAAGTACAAGGATATACGATGCAGTACATGCTTTGGCGTTATGTCACAATGTAACACCAGTGTACGACGAGATAAATAAATCCACTAACTTAGACTCGGTGAGCGTACAAACAGGAGAAACAGGAGATTCTGGATCTATTCAAAGGTTATTTAAGCAAACTGAACTGTACTTTTACTGTATTTagcatttatatatatattcatactTGGTTTTTTGATATCCTCACTTCACTTTTATTTTAGTCAAACAGAAGCAGATCAACATTATTATTTGCCAGAACAGAAACGTAATTATCAGGCTTCTAGTCCTGATGAAGTAGCATTGGTTAAATGGACAGAAGAAATGGGATTAGCACTGGTGAAACGCGATTTAAATTTTATGCAATTGAAAGCTCCAAatggaaaaattttaaactatactattttacaaatatttccaTTCACGTCGGAGACCAAACGAATGGGAATAATAGTCAAAGAAGAATCTAGttctgaaataatattttatttgaaaggaGCAGATGTAGTAATGTCCGGAATAGTGCAGTATAATGATTGGCTTGAAGAAGAGTGTGGTAATATGGCTCGAGAAGGCTTAAGAACGTTAGTTGTCGCGAAGAAAAATCTAACGGAAGAGCAGTATCTTGACTTTGAAGCAAGGTATTATTAAATGTTTCgcgttaaaataattaaaaataactgattacttgaaaaatatttttgcatcCAGATATAACGCAGCGAGAATGAGTGTTAGTGATCGTGTTTCGAGAGTTGCAGCGGttattgaaagtttggaaagggAAATGGAATTATTATGTGTAACCGGTGTTGAAGATAGATTACAAGATAGAGTCAGGCCTACATTGGAATTACTAAGAAATGCTGGAATTAAGGTATGTTTCTATAAATTATTCAAGGTTCAATCCTTTCCTTTTCGATATTATCTGAAAGATAATTCTACCCATGAATATTTTTTCTCGTGTTTTATCTTAGATATGGATGCTAACAGGCGATAAACTGGAAACTGCAACTTGTATAGCAAAATCTTCACGCTTAGTTTCACGAACACAAGGTCTTCACGTTTTTAAATCAGTGGTAACTCGCACAGACGCACATTTAGAATTAAACACATTTCGTAAAAAGCAAGACTGTGCCTTAGTTATCAGCGGAGATTCTTTAGAGGTTTGTTTGCAATATTATGAACAAGAATTCTTGGAACTGGCGTGCGGTTCACCCGCTGTTGTTTGCTGTCGATGTTCACCCACTCAGAAAGCTGAAGTTGTGAGCCTTATTCAGAGACATACAGGAAAGAGAACCGCGGCTGTTGGGGACGGTGGCAATGATGTATCTATGATACAAGCAGCAGATGCTGGTAATCACTGTTCTTGCAAGATTTATAGTTTAAAGCAAAGAGAATATTACATTAGATTTGATATATATTTTAGGCATAGGTCTTGAAGGTCTTGAAGGAAGACAGGCTTCTTTAGCGGCAGATTTTTCTATCTCTCAGTTTAGTCATTTGGCTAATCTCCTGTTGGTTCATGGTCGAAGAAGTTATAAGCGTTCTGCCGCTTTAAGTCAATTCGTTATTCATAGAGGTTTAATTATCTCAACTATGCAAGCTGTATTTTCTGCAGTTTTTTATTTGTCTTCGGTGTCCTTGTATCAGGGATTTTTAATGGTTGggtaagaaaaatattaaaatatttctattttatttataaattttctttaacTGCTTCAAccttcataataaaaattattttatagttacggAACGATATATACAATGTTTCCCGTATTTTCTTTGGTACTAGACAAAGATGTGTCAGGGAAAATTGCCCTCACTTATCCGGAGCTTTATAAAGAACTTAGTAAAGGTCGATCATTGTCTTATAAGACATTTTTCATGTGGATTTTAATAAGCATATATCAAGGTAATGTTTTGAAAACTAATAAATtagttgaatatatttttatctcaAAAGTAcctattcaaattttcaggcGGTGTTATAATGTATGGGGCACTTATAATGTTCGAAGATGAATTCATTCATATAGTCGCCATAAGCTTCACTGCACTTGTTTTAACGGAATTAATTATGGTAGCCCTAACGATTAGAACATGGCATCACATCATGATACTCGCAGAAATATTTTCATTGGCACTTTATCTGTTATCCTTAGTTGTTCTTAAGGACTATTTCGGTATGTTTCTATCACGCACATTCTTAATGAATAatgaatgaatttattaaaataatgaatcttGTTTGTTTTGTACACAGATGCCGAGTTTATCAAAACCACGGACTTCTTGTGGAAAGTATTGCTGATAACATTAATTTCCTGCATGccattgtatattttaaaattcttacgaAAAAAGTTTTCGCCTCCCAGTTATACCAAACTATCTTAAACAGCAATCTCACTTGGTACAATTAACGATCGTACAAACAATTGGAAAGCTTTACTTTGTGTTGAAATCTCAACATTCTTACTGGTTCGAAATTCTGTATTGGGTACAAAAGTGACAAAAGAGTTATGAAACAAAAtcttataatttaatacattgtTTATAATATCGAGCATTTTAATTGAATCATCGCAATg
This Megachile rotundata isolate GNS110a chromosome 7, iyMegRotu1, whole genome shotgun sequence DNA region includes the following protein-coding sequences:
- the LOC100878463 gene encoding putative phospholipid-transporting ATPase IIB isoform X1 gives rise to the protein MRLEEMPLRLSSDERDFEMDEETDYLLQPSEDSIRLLTSRRRRINDCSIFLKNFFCGCCTWMLRRCCRERELRARVIHIGQPMHEKFPTNVIRNQKYNVVTFLPLVLFQQFKFFLNLYFLLMAISQFIPDIRIGYLYTYWGPLCFVLTVTICREAIDDFRRYKRDKEVNAQKYYRLVKGFDTPELVPSSKLRVGDLVIVEKGQRVPADLVLLRTTEKSGACFVRTDQLDGETDWKLRLAVPAIQKLENNSQLFDIKASIYVEKPQKDIHSFIGTFTRYDGYSSEESLGVDNTLWANTAVASGSALGVVVYTGQETRSLMNHSAPRSKVGLLDQEINQLTKVLFCAVIGLALVMMSLKGFNGPWYRYMFRFVLLFSYIIPISLRVNLDMGKAFYAWCIQRDKEIVGTVVRTTTIPEELGRISYLLSDKTGTLTQNKMVFKKLHLGMISYGQETFDEVMNVLKTYYSSTSETSPVKPSAHSGKVRRSESTRIYDAVHALALCHNVTPVYDEINKSTNLDSVSVQTGETGDSGSIQSQTEADQHYYLPEQKRNYQASSPDEVALVKWTEEMGLALVKRDLNFMQLKAPNGKILNYTILQIFPFTSETKRMGIIVKEESSSEIIFYLKGADVVMSGIVQYNDWLEEECGNMAREGLRTLVVAKKNLTEEQYLDFEARYNAARMSVSDRVSRVAAVIESLEREMELLCVTGVEDRLQDRVRPTLELLRNAGIKIWMLTGDKLETATCIAKSSRLVSRTQGLHVFKSVVTRTDAHLELNTFRKKQDCALVISGDSLEVCLQYYEQEFLELACGSPAVVCCRCSPTQKAEVVSLIQRHTGKRTAAVGDGGNDVSMIQAADAGIGLEGLEGRQASLAADFSISQFSHLANLLLVHGRRSYKRSAALSQFVIHRGLIISTMQAVFSAVFYLSSVSLYQGFLMVGYGTIYTMFPVFSLVLDKDVSGKIALTYPELYKELSKGRSLSYKTFFMWILISIYQGGVIMYGALIMFEDEFIHIVAISFTALVLTELIMVALTIRTWHHIMILAEIFSLALYLLSLVVLKDYFDAEFIKTTDFLWKVLLITLISCMPLYILKFLRKKFSPPSYTKLS
- the LOC105663397 gene encoding dynein axonemal assembly factor 19 — its product is MSKLRSKINYKSLELELQEALKADELYKLQNEAKLRAVEQNVPRYEDFRQMVLAAHLKPLEHTDVQPTTNGSWNPIANKDNSNTMLTFDKQNRERFKDDLKLSKDNNIFETQVPTTYEQFVRAWQAIETYEEKFNYLQNIRHNLRDKIFWIEIPSTLLVDIINVCLQSVSSRDNVLTIINILSTLSKCNRFSLAISFMRQNEKETCMKLFYKMLDSVKEDKVLEDTVKTIGLIYGVTFE
- the LOC100878463 gene encoding putative phospholipid-transporting ATPase IIB isoform X2, which codes for METQSNVIRLSKEDIPLISKPRNDNSWTRCCTWMLRRCCRERELRARVIHIGQPMHEKFPTNVIRNQKYNVVTFLPLVLFQQFKFFLNLYFLLMAISQFIPDIRIGYLYTYWGPLCFVLTVTICREAIDDFRRYKRDKEVNAQKYYRLVKGFDTPELVPSSKLRVGDLVIVEKGQRVPADLVLLRTTEKSGACFVRTDQLDGETDWKLRLAVPAIQKLENNSQLFDIKASIYVEKPQKDIHSFIGTFTRYDGYSSEESLGVDNTLWANTAVASGSALGVVVYTGQETRSLMNHSAPRSKVGLLDQEINQLTKVLFCAVIGLALVMMSLKGFNGPWYRYMFRFVLLFSYIIPISLRVNLDMGKAFYAWCIQRDKEIVGTVVRTTTIPEELGRISYLLSDKTGTLTQNKMVFKKLHLGMISYGQETFDEVMNVLKTYYSSTSETSPVKPSAHSGKVRRSESTRIYDAVHALALCHNVTPVYDEINKSTNLDSVSVQTGETGDSGSIQSQTEADQHYYLPEQKRNYQASSPDEVALVKWTEEMGLALVKRDLNFMQLKAPNGKILNYTILQIFPFTSETKRMGIIVKEESSSEIIFYLKGADVVMSGIVQYNDWLEEECGNMAREGLRTLVVAKKNLTEEQYLDFEARYNAARMSVSDRVSRVAAVIESLEREMELLCVTGVEDRLQDRVRPTLELLRNAGIKIWMLTGDKLETATCIAKSSRLVSRTQGLHVFKSVVTRTDAHLELNTFRKKQDCALVISGDSLEVCLQYYEQEFLELACGSPAVVCCRCSPTQKAEVVSLIQRHTGKRTAAVGDGGNDVSMIQAADAGIGLEGLEGRQASLAADFSISQFSHLANLLLVHGRRSYKRSAALSQFVIHRGLIISTMQAVFSAVFYLSSVSLYQGFLMVGYGTIYTMFPVFSLVLDKDVSGKIALTYPELYKELSKGRSLSYKTFFMWILISIYQGGVIMYGALIMFEDEFIHIVAISFTALVLTELIMVALTIRTWHHIMILAEIFSLALYLLSLVVLKDYFDAEFIKTTDFLWKVLLITLISCMPLYILKFLRKKFSPPSYTKLS